From one Pirellulales bacterium genomic stretch:
- a CDS encoding alpha/beta fold hydrolase: MTNSGAQFTRLADGRIGLRRFHAAQAGAPRILALPYAGGQSLAFRELAHHLPRDWGFWAIDPPGHGWSAGDPLPSIPAMVRDYLAHLPAELLDDAVLLGHSLGGCVVFALTQALQAAGRAPRAVVLSGARPPHRKAEYESFLSMDDARLLEALIQFGGVPKQWADEPDVFDHFKHALRADFQAFEAFEIEQPLTGVPVMVFGGTDDVVCRPEHVFEWSQFCPGCRVDFVPGGHMFVQTEAALLSQRLQRFVRELPDNTSGLSP; the protein is encoded by the coding sequence ATGACCAACTCGGGCGCCCAATTCACTCGCCTTGCCGACGGCCGCATCGGCCTGCGCCGCTTTCACGCGGCGCAGGCCGGCGCTCCGCGCATCCTCGCGCTGCCGTACGCCGGCGGCCAATCGCTGGCGTTTCGCGAATTGGCCCACCATCTGCCACGCGATTGGGGATTCTGGGCGATCGATCCTCCCGGCCACGGCTGGAGCGCTGGCGATCCGCTGCCCAGCATTCCGGCCATGGTCCGCGATTACCTCGCACACCTCCCGGCGGAACTGTTGGACGATGCGGTGCTGTTGGGCCACAGTCTGGGCGGGTGCGTCGTCTTTGCCCTGACGCAAGCATTGCAGGCCGCCGGCCGGGCACCGCGGGCCGTAGTGCTCAGCGGCGCACGCCCTCCGCACCGCAAGGCGGAGTACGAATCGTTCTTGTCGATGGACGACGCACGATTGCTCGAGGCGCTCATCCAGTTTGGCGGCGTGCCGAAACAATGGGCCGACGAGCCGGACGTGTTCGACCATTTCAAGCATGCCCTGCGAGCCGATTTCCAGGCGTTCGAGGCCTTCGAAATCGAGCAGCCGCTGACGGGCGTGCCCGTGATGGTCTTCGGCGGCACGGACGACGTCGTCTGTCGGCCGGAGCATGTGTTCGAATGGTCGCAGTTCTGCCCCGGCTGCCGCGTCGATTTCGTGCCGGGAGGCCACATGTTCGTGCAAACCGAGGCGGCACTGTTGAGCCAGCGGCTGCAACGGTTCGTTCGCGAGCTGCCGGACAACACGAGCGGTCTGTCGCCATGA
- a CDS encoding 4'-phosphopantetheinyl transferase superfamily protein has translation MSALGSKPPADLGVNEAHVWYVRTGEITDPDTLARYHRLLSPEEHARRERYRFEKDRHTHLVTRALVRTLLANYTGVDPAAWKFVTNAYGRPDVSEPECWRRLKCNVSHTTGLVAAIITWEVESGVDVEWRDRTSGGMDVADRFFSPDEVADLRKLPETSQRRGFFDYWTLKEAYIKARGMGLSLPLEQFSFVLRDAAPIGIRFAPELPDDPASWYFEKHYPTAVHTLSLAVRRVGAMQPRVLVRETVP, from the coding sequence ATGAGCGCCCTCGGGAGCAAGCCGCCGGCTGACCTGGGCGTCAACGAGGCGCATGTCTGGTACGTCAGAACCGGCGAGATCACCGATCCGGACACGCTGGCCCGTTACCACCGGTTGCTCTCGCCCGAGGAGCACGCACGGCGCGAGCGGTATCGCTTCGAAAAGGACCGGCACACCCATCTGGTCACACGTGCCCTGGTGCGCACGCTGCTCGCGAACTATACGGGCGTCGACCCGGCGGCGTGGAAGTTCGTGACGAACGCCTATGGCCGGCCGGACGTGTCCGAACCGGAGTGCTGGCGACGGCTGAAATGCAATGTCTCGCACACGACGGGCCTGGTCGCGGCCATCATTACCTGGGAAGTCGAGTCGGGCGTCGATGTCGAGTGGCGCGATCGGACCAGCGGCGGGATGGACGTCGCCGATCGGTTCTTTTCGCCCGACGAAGTCGCCGATCTACGGAAGCTGCCCGAGACCTCGCAGCGGCGAGGTTTTTTCGACTACTGGACGCTCAAGGAAGCCTATATCAAGGCCCGTGGCATGGGCCTGTCGCTGCCGCTGGAACAGTTTTCCTTCGTGCTGCGCGATGCGGCCCCGATCGGCATCCGGTTCGCCCCGGAGCTTCCCGACGACCCGGCGAGCTGGTATTTCGAAAAGCACTACCCGACGGCGGTGCACACCTTGTCGCTAGCCGTGCGACGCGTGGGGGCGATGCAACCGCGGGTGCTGGTGCGCGAGACGGTGCCATAG
- a CDS encoding cyclic peptide export ABC transporter produces MRRLFAVLFAGSRAKVLASTALGLLSGAASAGLIAVVTQALAASSRPGGGLLAAFVALALAAALARIGSQLSLLRMAQDAVLTLRLQLVERILAAPLARVERAGSARLMAALTEDVAAISDAAMGLPFLFVSATTIAGCLAFLGWLSPGVLLAVVATLGLGVVVYRRIERSGGHSMSQARQTQDALFAALRAATDGNKELKLHRERRETFLASDLHANAAQYRNQLLLGLARYVVAGTWANTLVIVLLGVLAFGWPRAQADAPSLLTSYGMTLLYLLRPLDFVLQFLPAVTRARIALEQIDALGLEFDRPEASGGAEPGRRGFARLEYHDVCYRYDAPVGEPAFTLGPLSLGLRPGRLVFVTGGNGSGKSTLAKLLTGLYAPSSGQVTLDGLPIDERRRECLRELFAAVFYDFHLFLRLVGDEPADLLNRASEWLARLRIADKVELAADSIQALGLSQGQRRRLALVMALLDERPILLFDEWAADQDPKFKAVFYEELLPELRERGKCVVAISHDDRYYHVADEILRLENGRLVADETPRGPAAQA; encoded by the coding sequence GTGAGGCGGCTCTTCGCGGTGCTGTTTGCCGGGTCGCGGGCCAAGGTCCTCGCGTCGACCGCGCTGGGGCTGCTCAGCGGTGCCGCCAGCGCGGGGTTGATTGCCGTGGTTACGCAGGCCCTGGCCGCGTCGAGCCGCCCCGGTGGCGGGCTGCTGGCGGCCTTCGTCGCCCTGGCGCTGGCGGCCGCGTTGGCACGGATTGGATCGCAATTATCGCTGTTGCGCATGGCGCAAGACGCCGTGTTGACGCTGCGCCTGCAATTGGTCGAGCGCATCCTGGCGGCTCCGCTGGCACGGGTGGAGCGAGCGGGGTCAGCCAGGCTGATGGCGGCTCTGACCGAGGACGTCGCAGCCATCAGCGACGCGGCGATGGGGTTGCCGTTCTTGTTCGTCAGCGCGACAACCATCGCCGGATGCTTGGCTTTTCTCGGCTGGCTTTCCCCTGGCGTGCTGCTGGCCGTCGTCGCCACGCTCGGGCTGGGGGTCGTGGTCTATCGGCGGATCGAACGCAGCGGTGGACACTCGATGAGCCAGGCACGGCAAACCCAAGACGCGCTGTTCGCCGCATTGCGGGCCGCGACCGACGGAAACAAAGAGCTGAAGTTGCACCGCGAGCGGCGCGAGACGTTTCTCGCCAGCGATCTGCACGCCAACGCGGCGCAATACCGCAATCAACTCTTGCTCGGGTTGGCGCGTTACGTCGTGGCAGGCACTTGGGCCAACACGCTGGTGATTGTCCTGCTGGGTGTGTTGGCGTTTGGCTGGCCGCGCGCCCAGGCCGACGCCCCCAGCTTGTTGACCAGCTACGGGATGACGTTGTTGTATTTGCTGAGGCCGCTCGATTTTGTCCTGCAGTTTCTGCCGGCCGTGACCCGGGCTCGAATTGCGCTCGAGCAGATCGACGCTTTGGGACTGGAGTTCGATCGACCGGAAGCGTCCGGCGGCGCCGAACCGGGGAGGAGGGGCTTCGCGCGGCTCGAATACCACGACGTCTGCTACCGCTACGATGCGCCCGTGGGCGAGCCGGCGTTCACGCTGGGCCCGTTGAGCCTGGGCCTGCGTCCCGGGCGTCTGGTGTTCGTGACGGGCGGCAATGGCAGCGGCAAGTCGACCCTGGCCAAGCTGCTCACGGGCCTGTACGCGCCGAGTTCGGGTCAGGTGACGCTCGACGGCCTTCCGATCGACGAGCGGCGGCGCGAGTGTTTGCGCGAGTTGTTCGCGGCCGTCTTCTACGACTTCCACCTGTTCTTGCGCCTGGTCGGTGACGAGCCGGCCGACCTGCTCAACCGGGCAAGCGAGTGGCTGGCGCGGCTGCGGATCGCCGACAAGGTCGAACTAGCGGCCGACTCGATCCAGGCCCTCGGGCTCTCTCAGGGTCAACGCCGGCGATTGGCGCTGGTCATGGCGCTGCTCGATGAGCGTCCGATTCTGCTGTTCGACGAATGGGCCGCCGATCAGGACCCCAAGTTCAAGGCGGTCTTTTACGAAGAACTGCTGCCCGAGCTCCGCGAGCGCGGCAAGTGCGTCGTGGCGATTTCGCACGACGACCGCTATTACCACGTGGCTGACGAGATCTTGCGGCTCGAGAACGGGCGGCTCGTGGCCGACGAGACACCCCGCGGCCCGGCCGCCCAGGCATAG